A stretch of the Helicoverpa zea isolate HzStark_Cry1AcR chromosome 29, ilHelZeax1.1, whole genome shotgun sequence genome encodes the following:
- the LOC124644301 gene encoding transcription factor Ouib-like isoform X1, producing MEAQAASSKGKGPIIDPALCRCCRSIKKCRLLTTEYEWMGQKEVYSDMFMDCFGLLLSHLDGDTKDCCVCATCVVRLRDACAFRQQVLQSEEAFLSTRLHIKEDGSGKVEVEVKAEPLCEDDTHDMDDRDELNVNDITEPIDPKIEDTPLEAPVSHRTRAKRERSDRTHKRDIADKMKKLREKLDDMLEKPVEIPVKKETQKTKKKQELDHDFMVYTNATTIVHNSYVCPFQNRISIYYCFYCRDQFTNPNELREHTLNHDPVELFQSTMENRKIPKIDITRIDCRLCSEKIDDLEIFKKHITSVHGKKLYPVTNEFLKFRLSMDNLICTECNSTFPYFDVLKKHMIVHFGTYICDVCGACFLERNSLRTHIKSHTKVEESFPCEICGKNLKSKYSRYLHVATIHEKKPTVNCYKCEASFLSYALRNRHLIEVHGDKRTFACKLCDKVYNRRKTLMEHNRRNHLKVYRHQCDLCDQRFYLPSRLKEHMATHTGERNFRCEFCDKSYPRLQSLQEHVRSHNNERRYKCDICNSTFTQNGSLKNHVKSHHQGFDIDASYN from the exons ATGGAGGCTCAGGCGGCTTCTTCGAAGGGCAAAGGCCCTATAATAGACCCTGCGTTATGCCGTTGTTGCAGATCTATAAAGAAATGCAGGCTTTTAACTACGGAATACGAGTGGATGGGGCAGAAGGAGGTTTATTCAGATATGTTTATGGATTGTTTTGGACTTCTC CTATCTCACTTGGATGGCGACACTAAAGACTGCTGCGTTTGCGCGACGTGTGTCGTGCGTCTGCGCGATGCGTGCGCGTTTAGACAACAAGTGTTGCAGTCTGAAGAGGCTTTCCTTAGCACCAGGCTGCATATTAAAGAAG ATGGCTCCGGTAAGGTGGAGGTGGAGGTGAAAGCTGAACCGCTGTGCGAAGACGACACTCACGACATGGATGATAGAGACGAGCTGAACGTCAACGATATCACAG AACCAATAGACCCGAAAATAGAAGACACGCCACTCGAAGCCCCCGTGTCACACCGCACGCGAGCCAAGCGCGAGCGATCAGACCGAACACACAAGAGAGATATAGCCGACAAGATGAAGAAGCTGAGGGAGAAACTCGATGATATGTTGGAGAAACCTG TGGAAATCCCAGTGAAGAAAGAAACacagaaaacaaagaaaaaacaagaATTGGACCACGACTTCATGGTTTACACAAACGCCACGACGATAGTACACAATTCCTACGTTTGTCCATTCCAGAACCGAATCAGtatatattattgtttctaCTGCCGAGACCAATTCACGAACCCAAACGAACTCCGCGAACACACACTCAACCACGATCCCGTAGAACTCTTCCAAAGCACTATGGAAAACCGTAAAATACCGAAAATTGACATCACTAGAATCGATTGTAGGTTATGCAGCGAAAAAATCGATGATCTTGAAATTTTTAAGAAGCACATCACTAGTGTGCACGGAAAAAAGTTATATCCTGTCACCAATGAGTTTCTAAAGTTTAGGTTGTCAAtggataatttaatttgtacggAATGTAATAGTACTTTCCCGTATTTTGATGTTCTTAAAAAGCATATGATTGTCCATTTCGGGACTTATATTTGTGATGTCTGCGGAGCTTGCTTTTTAGAAAGAAATTCTTTAAGAACTCACATAAAATCACATACTAAAGTCGAGGAAAGTTTTCCTTGCGAAATTTGTGGGaaaaatttaaaatctaaatacaGTAGATATTTACACGTCGCTACTATTCATGAGAAAAAACCTACAGTCAACTGTTATAAGTGCGAAGCTAGTTTTTTGTCGTACGCTTTAAGAAATCGTCATTTAATCGAGGTACACGGTGACAAACGCACGTTTGCTTGTAAATTATGCGACAAAGTTTACAACAGGCGAAAAACTTTAATGGAACATAATCGTAGGAACCATCTTAAAGTTTATAGACACCAATGCGATTTATGCGATCAGAGGTTTTACCTGCCTTCGCGGTTAAAAGAACATATGGCAACACATACTGGGGAAAGGAATTTCCGCTGTGAATTTTGCGATAAAAGTTACCCAAGGTTGCAATCTTTGCAAGAACATGTACGCTCTCATAATAACGAGAGAAGGTATAAGTGTGATATTTGTAATTCGACGTTCACACAAAATGGTAGCTTGAAGAATCATGTTAAAAGTCATCATCAAGGCTTCGATATAGATGCTAGCTATAATTGA
- the LOC124644301 gene encoding PR domain zinc finger protein 5-like isoform X2, giving the protein MGQKEVYSDMFMDCFGLLLSHLDGDTKDCCVCATCVVRLRDACAFRQQVLQSEEAFLSTRLHIKEDGSGKVEVEVKAEPLCEDDTHDMDDRDELNVNDITEPIDPKIEDTPLEAPVSHRTRAKRERSDRTHKRDIADKMKKLREKLDDMLEKPVEIPVKKETQKTKKKQELDHDFMVYTNATTIVHNSYVCPFQNRISIYYCFYCRDQFTNPNELREHTLNHDPVELFQSTMENRKIPKIDITRIDCRLCSEKIDDLEIFKKHITSVHGKKLYPVTNEFLKFRLSMDNLICTECNSTFPYFDVLKKHMIVHFGTYICDVCGACFLERNSLRTHIKSHTKVEESFPCEICGKNLKSKYSRYLHVATIHEKKPTVNCYKCEASFLSYALRNRHLIEVHGDKRTFACKLCDKVYNRRKTLMEHNRRNHLKVYRHQCDLCDQRFYLPSRLKEHMATHTGERNFRCEFCDKSYPRLQSLQEHVRSHNNERRYKCDICNSTFTQNGSLKNHVKSHHQGFDIDASYN; this is encoded by the exons ATGGGGCAGAAGGAGGTTTATTCAGATATGTTTATGGATTGTTTTGGACTTCTC CTATCTCACTTGGATGGCGACACTAAAGACTGCTGCGTTTGCGCGACGTGTGTCGTGCGTCTGCGCGATGCGTGCGCGTTTAGACAACAAGTGTTGCAGTCTGAAGAGGCTTTCCTTAGCACCAGGCTGCATATTAAAGAAG ATGGCTCCGGTAAGGTGGAGGTGGAGGTGAAAGCTGAACCGCTGTGCGAAGACGACACTCACGACATGGATGATAGAGACGAGCTGAACGTCAACGATATCACAG AACCAATAGACCCGAAAATAGAAGACACGCCACTCGAAGCCCCCGTGTCACACCGCACGCGAGCCAAGCGCGAGCGATCAGACCGAACACACAAGAGAGATATAGCCGACAAGATGAAGAAGCTGAGGGAGAAACTCGATGATATGTTGGAGAAACCTG TGGAAATCCCAGTGAAGAAAGAAACacagaaaacaaagaaaaaacaagaATTGGACCACGACTTCATGGTTTACACAAACGCCACGACGATAGTACACAATTCCTACGTTTGTCCATTCCAGAACCGAATCAGtatatattattgtttctaCTGCCGAGACCAATTCACGAACCCAAACGAACTCCGCGAACACACACTCAACCACGATCCCGTAGAACTCTTCCAAAGCACTATGGAAAACCGTAAAATACCGAAAATTGACATCACTAGAATCGATTGTAGGTTATGCAGCGAAAAAATCGATGATCTTGAAATTTTTAAGAAGCACATCACTAGTGTGCACGGAAAAAAGTTATATCCTGTCACCAATGAGTTTCTAAAGTTTAGGTTGTCAAtggataatttaatttgtacggAATGTAATAGTACTTTCCCGTATTTTGATGTTCTTAAAAAGCATATGATTGTCCATTTCGGGACTTATATTTGTGATGTCTGCGGAGCTTGCTTTTTAGAAAGAAATTCTTTAAGAACTCACATAAAATCACATACTAAAGTCGAGGAAAGTTTTCCTTGCGAAATTTGTGGGaaaaatttaaaatctaaatacaGTAGATATTTACACGTCGCTACTATTCATGAGAAAAAACCTACAGTCAACTGTTATAAGTGCGAAGCTAGTTTTTTGTCGTACGCTTTAAGAAATCGTCATTTAATCGAGGTACACGGTGACAAACGCACGTTTGCTTGTAAATTATGCGACAAAGTTTACAACAGGCGAAAAACTTTAATGGAACATAATCGTAGGAACCATCTTAAAGTTTATAGACACCAATGCGATTTATGCGATCAGAGGTTTTACCTGCCTTCGCGGTTAAAAGAACATATGGCAACACATACTGGGGAAAGGAATTTCCGCTGTGAATTTTGCGATAAAAGTTACCCAAGGTTGCAATCTTTGCAAGAACATGTACGCTCTCATAATAACGAGAGAAGGTATAAGTGTGATATTTGTAATTCGACGTTCACACAAAATGGTAGCTTGAAGAATCATGTTAAAAGTCATCATCAAGGCTTCGATATAGATGCTAGCTATAATTGA